The Lactuca sativa cultivar Salinas chromosome 2, Lsat_Salinas_v11, whole genome shotgun sequence genome includes the window ATCTATACCAAGTACTCACCTAATTGATCTAACAAGATAATGACCTTATTGCTCTTACTAACTAATTAAAGACAATTATCAAGGCTAAACTGGTTCCAACCTTACACATGCCAAACCGATCCCAAACCACAGGGTCAGCTTCAAGTTCAAGTCAAACCGGTTTCTAATcccaaaaagtttttttttttttttttttttaacctttACAAGAACCCACAAACACGAACCTCAAATCAAAATACCCAATTAGGTTAGGTTATGTATATGATTCAGATTTCAGAGAGATGAAACTTATACTATAATTAATAAACCTACAAAACTAAACCAGGATTGCAATACAAATAGAAAAAGTACCTGATCATGAGAGAAGATTGATGAACCCCTGGAAGGGTAGAAAAGGGGTAATTTGTTGAAGTTGGGAGAAAGAATGCTTACTGAGATTCCCAATGGTATCATCATTCATCAACATATCTTGGGTAAATAGATATAAGATCCCCTCTCCCTCTGCTATAATAGATTTTTGAACTCTAGTGTATGATTTTAATTGAACCTAACCATAAATTTACTAAATCACAAGTCAAACCAACCGCTGTGACTCGTATATCCTAGATGAACCACCAACAAAATTGATCATCTTATTAGCTCAAAAAGCCCAATCAAGTCAGACTCAAGCATGGCTTTCAAGCAAATGCTAAGATCTTAACTAGTTATAGAACATAAAGCATGCAGTTCTGCAATTCAAAGATAATTGAGTTATTTTCCCGTTTTCCCCCTACCATGATGAAGCTAGCACATCACATAAAGCATCAAAGATTCAAAGTAAGTAACCAATATGTAAAAAACAACAAATTCCAATTACATATCTGATTTACCAAAAGGAGAAGCTCACATATTTGCCCTAAATTTCACCAAAACGTTAAAAGAAACAAATTGGGAAATTAACGAACATTCAAGATCAAGTAAGTGATCAGGATGTGAAGGCGGTACCGAGTTTTGGTAATTACATGCATATTCATACTAGATAGAtatcatacaaaacatataatttATTCATACACAACCATATTCGAGTGTTTAAAAGTTATTGGCACTCATCAAACTTACGGAAAATCATCATAGCGACAATCTCAATTGTAGTAGAGTTCGAGACCCATGCCATCGTGAATCTCGTAGTCCTGGAGAGTGATATGATCCTTGTAGATGTTGTACCACTTCTGGATCCTGATCTTGTCAGCGCGAGTGCCCGTCTGAGCTGCAACGAGCTTCTTCAAGTCGCCGATGGTGTCATCACCGTTACACTTCACACGAACCTTCTTCCCCAAACGATCGTTCAACACCACCTCGATCATCTTTTTCGATCTTCGATTTTCTCCTGCAAAATCAATTGAATGTATTGA containing:
- the LOC111882542 gene encoding ubiquitin-like protein 5, whose translation is MIEVVLNDRLGKKVRVKCNGDDTIGDLKKLVAAQTGTRADKIRIQKWYNIYKDHITLQDYEIHDGMGLELYYN